Within the Hypericibacter adhaerens genome, the region CAGCCACGGGTGAACAGCGTGAAGATCAGCATTTTCGGCCTCGGCTATGTCGGCGCGGTCTCGGTGGGTTGCCTCGCCGAGCGCGGCCACCAGATCGTCGGGGTCGACGTCAACCCGACCAAGACCGCCTTCATCGCCAGGGGGCAATCGCCGGTCATCGAAGCCAAGATCGCCGACCTGATCGCCAAGGGCGTGCGCGAAGGAAGGCTCACCGGCACCACGGACGGGCCGGCCGCGGTCGCCGTCACCGATCTCGCCTTCGTCTGCGTCGGCACGCCCAGTCAGCAGAACGGCAATCTCGATCTCAGCTATGTCCGCGGGGTCTGCGAGGAGATCGGCGCGGCGCTCAAGGCGCGCAAGGACTTCTTCGTGGTGGTGATGCGCTCGACCGTGCTGCCGGGCACGACGCGCGAGCTGGTGATCCCGCTGCTCGAGCGCGCCTCGGGCAAGAAGGCCGGCGTCGATTTCGGCGTCTGCTTCAATCCCGAGTTCCTGCGCGAAGGCACGGCGGTCGACGATTTCTTCGGTCCGCCCAAGACCGTGATCGGCGCCACCGACGAGCGCAGCCGGAAGATCCTGGCAAGCCTCTATGACGGCATCGACGCGCCGATGATCCATACCGAGATCGAGATCGCGGAAATGGTGAAATATGCCGACAACGCCTGGCACGCGCTCAAGGTGGGGTTCGGCAACGAGATCGGCGCCATCGCCAAGGCGCTCGGCATCGACGGCCACAAGGTCATGGACATCTTCTGCCGCGATACCAAGCTCAACATCTCGCCCAAATATCTGAAGCCCGGCTTCTCCTTCGGTGGTTCCTGCCTGCCCAAGGATCTGCGCGCCCTCAACTACCGGGCGCGCCGGCTCGATCTCGACCTGCCGATCCTCAGCGCCGTGCTCCCCAGCAACGAGCGCCATACCGGCGCCGGCTTCCGGATGATCGCGGACCAGGGCAACCGGCGCGTCGGCGTGCTGGGCTTGAGCTTCAAGGCCGGCACCGACGATCTGCGCGAGAGCCCCATGGTCGACGTGGTCGAGCAACTGATCGGCAAGGGGTACGACGTGCGCATCTTCGACCGCAACGTCAAGCTCGCGGGCCTGATGGGCTCGAACAAGAGCTACCTGCTCAATCACATCCCGCACATCTTCAACCTCGTGGTCGACAGCATCGACGCGGTCGTCGACCACGCCGAGACGCTGGTCATCGGCAACAACGACCCGGTCCATGGCGAGGTGTTCGAGAAGGTGAAGAACGGCCAGGTGATCGTCGATTTCGCCCGCATCGGCAACCGCAGCTCGGACGGGCAGCGCTATCACGGCATCTGCTGGTGAGATCATGGCCCGTTCCGGCATGGCACGTCGCGTCCTCATCATCGTCCAGAACCTGCCGGTTCCCTTCGACCGGCGGGTCTGGCTCGAGGCCACCAGCCTGACCCGCGCCGGCTACGCGGTCAGCGTGATCTGCCCCAAGGCCAAGGGCTTCAACCGGAGCTTCGAGCGGCTCGAGGGCGTCGACATCTATCGCTACGGCCTGCCGATCGACGCCAAGGGCGCGCTCGGCTTCATCGCCGAGTTCCTCTGGTGTTTCCTGAGGACCTGGATGAAGAGCCTGAAGGTCGCGATCCGCGGCCGCGGCTTCGACGCCATCCATGCCTGCAACCCGCCCGAGACCTATTGGGCGCTGGCCTGGTTCTGGCGGCCCTTCGGCAAGCGGTTCCTGTTCGACCATCACGACCTGTCGCCGGAGATGTATGCGGCGAAGTTCGAGCGCAGCGAGGGCGCGATGTATCGCGGACTGCTGTTCCTCGAGCGCATGACCTTCCGCACCGCCGACCAGGTCATCACCACCAACGAGAGCCACAAGCGCATCGCGGTCGAGCGCGGCGGCATGCGGCCCGACCAGGTCCATATCGTGCGCTCGGGACCGGACCTGGCGCGGTTCAAGCGCTATCCGGCCGATCCCGCCTGGCGCCAGGGCAAGCGCCATCTCGTGGTCTATCTGGGCGAGATCTGCAAGCAGGACGGCGTCGATTACATGCTGCGCGCGCTCAAGGAATTGCGCGAGCAGGGCCGCGACGACATCCAGGCGGTGTTCGTCGGCGGGGGCCCGCATCAGCCGGAGATCAAGGCTTACGCACAGATGCTGGGGCTTGACGACATGACGACCTTCACCGGCCGGGTCAGCGACGAGGATCTCTGTCGCATCCTCTCCTCGGCCGATATCGGCGTCGATCCCGACCCGAAGAACGACTGGTCGGACAAGAGCACCATGAACAAGATCATGGAGTACATGTATTTCGGCCTGCCGATCGTGGCCTTCGACCTGCGCGAGACGCGCTTCTCGGCGCAGGAGGCGGCGCTCTACGCCGCCGCCAACGCCGAGAGCGCCATGGCGGCGCTGATCGCCCAGCTTCTCGACGACGCGCCGCGCCGCAAGCTGATGGCCGAGTTCGGCCAGCGCCGCCTGCGCGAGAGCCTCGCCTGGGAGCATTCGGTGCCGACCCTGCTCGCAGCCTATGACGCGCTCTTCGCCGGGCCTGCCGCCGAGACGTCGCGCACGCCGCGCCTGGGCCCGCGCTCGTCCGAGAGGAGCTGATGATCGGCCGCCGACCCTCCGTCGTCCTGGGTGGACGGGCCAGCCCGATCGGCCGCCGCCGCCTGATCGCGACCGGGGCCGCGGCCGCGGCGCTGGGCGTGCTGCGGCCGCTGCGCGGTCTCGAGGCCGCGCCGGCGAGCTTCTCGAACCACGGCCTGGAGAACCTGCCGCCCTTGCGCGAGCTGGCCCAGAGCCGAGGGCTGAATTTCGGCGCCCA harbors:
- a CDS encoding nucleotide sugar dehydrogenase → MKISIFGLGYVGAVSVGCLAERGHQIVGVDVNPTKTAFIARGQSPVIEAKIADLIAKGVREGRLTGTTDGPAAVAVTDLAFVCVGTPSQQNGNLDLSYVRGVCEEIGAALKARKDFFVVVMRSTVLPGTTRELVIPLLERASGKKAGVDFGVCFNPEFLREGTAVDDFFGPPKTVIGATDERSRKILASLYDGIDAPMIHTEIEIAEMVKYADNAWHALKVGFGNEIGAIAKALGIDGHKVMDIFCRDTKLNISPKYLKPGFSFGGSCLPKDLRALNYRARRLDLDLPILSAVLPSNERHTGAGFRMIADQGNRRVGVLGLSFKAGTDDLRESPMVDVVEQLIGKGYDVRIFDRNVKLAGLMGSNKSYLLNHIPHIFNLVVDSIDAVVDHAETLVIGNNDPVHGEVFEKVKNGQVIVDFARIGNRSSDGQRYHGICW
- a CDS encoding glycosyltransferase family 4 protein, which encodes MARRVLIIVQNLPVPFDRRVWLEATSLTRAGYAVSVICPKAKGFNRSFERLEGVDIYRYGLPIDAKGALGFIAEFLWCFLRTWMKSLKVAIRGRGFDAIHACNPPETYWALAWFWRPFGKRFLFDHHDLSPEMYAAKFERSEGAMYRGLLFLERMTFRTADQVITTNESHKRIAVERGGMRPDQVHIVRSGPDLARFKRYPADPAWRQGKRHLVVYLGEICKQDGVDYMLRALKELREQGRDDIQAVFVGGGPHQPEIKAYAQMLGLDDMTTFTGRVSDEDLCRILSSADIGVDPDPKNDWSDKSTMNKIMEYMYFGLPIVAFDLRETRFSAQEAALYAAANAESAMAALIAQLLDDAPRRKLMAEFGQRRLRESLAWEHSVPTLLAAYDALFAGPAAETSRTPRLGPRSSERS